One window of the Anomaloglossus baeobatrachus isolate aAnoBae1 chromosome 12, aAnoBae1.hap1, whole genome shotgun sequence genome contains the following:
- the LOC142257495 gene encoding cholinesterase-like, with the protein MEQESPKLIPFFVAYAILILALTVNVYAEHGTIVETKQGKVRGFHIPTNSGSVIAYLGIPYGEPPTGTQRFKKPEPRKPWQGVYDASKFSKSCYQKRNEAQASFPGANMWQVNNEMSEDCLYLNVWVPSSNPKSATQVMIFIFGGAFLSGTSSMELYDPSLLAFSEDVIVVSMNYRVGALGFLALPGNKEIPGNAGMFDQQLALRWVHENIASFGGNPDSITLFGHSCGAACVGLHLLSPGSQNYFNRVIVQSGSASAGWAINTHKRAKRLTIKLAELLKCPVDNDDALVTCLQNTDPTKIVDKQFLVETKYPFALTRIIPIIDFDFISDMPNNIIKQMSKKTEILIGGTKDDGNPFTVSGTPGFSREHDSLITTEQLIQGITRFFPIAGDIGIESILFEYKDWEDEDNLEKNREAMELILRDYYMICPMKHFADEMAKRKTNVYFYEFNHRSSQEVWPEWMGVLHGAILPFMFGKPLSKGSNFTEEEQLLSKRILKVWGNFARTGIPYDDDNAFLWPPYTSQEQNHVVMKTGKWEVQRNLYSKRCQFWNFLLPKLVGQVGKVFDVNLWSTTVKAEQECPRDAHSVDPCQSSLN; encoded by the exons ATGGAACAAGAAAGTCCTAAATTAATCCCCTTTTTTGTGGCATATGCCATTTTGATACTTGCCTTAACTGTAAATGTCTATGCTGAGCATGGAACAATTGTGGAAACGAAACAAGGGAAAGTCAGAGGTTTCCATATACCTACAAATTCTGGATCAGTGATTGCCTATCTAGGAATACCTTACGGAGAACCACCAACGGGAACACAAAGATTCAAAAAGCCAGAACCTCGAAAACCATGGCAAGGTGTCTATGATGCTTCAAAATTTAGCAAATCCTGTTATCAAAAAAGAAATGAAGCACAAGCTAGTTTTCCTGGTGCAAATATGTGGCAAGTCAACAATGAAATGAGTGAGGACTGTCTATATTTGAATGTTTGGGTTCCATCATCTAATCCAAAGTCGGCAACGCAAGTAATGATATTTATCTTTGGTGGAGCTTTCCTGTCCGGCACTTCTTCCATGGAGTTATATGACCCAAGCCTTCTCGCGTTTTCGGAGGACGTGATTGTGGTATCAATGAACTATCGGGTTGGAGCTTTAGGTTTTTTGGCATTACCAGGAAATAAGGAAATTCCGGGAAATGCTGGCATGTTTGACCAACAGTTAGCACTTCGGTGGGTTCACGAAAACATTGCATCTTTTGGGGGAAATCCTGACAGTATTACCTTGTTTGGACATAGTTGTGGAGCAGCATGTGTTGGCTTACATTTACTTTCTCCAGGAAGCCAAAATTATTTTAATAGGGTGATTGTGCAAAGTGGTTCTGCTAGTGCGGGATGGGCAATAAATACCCATAAAAGAGCCAAAAGGCTGACTATAAAATTAGCCGAACTTTTAAAATGTCCGGTTGATAATGATGATGCATTGGTAACATGTCTTCAAAATACAGATCCTACAAAAATAGTCGATAAGCAATTTTTGGTTGAAACAAAATACCCATTTGCTCTCACGCGCATTATACCAATTATTGACTTTGACTTTATTAGTGATATGCCAAACAATATTATAAAACAGATGTCTAAGAAAACAGAAATTTTAATAGGAGGCACCAAAGATGATGGAAATCCTTTTACCGTGTCAGGGACACCTGGTTTTAGCAGAGAACATGACAGTCTAATAACCACCGAACAGCTAATACAGGGAATTACCAGGTTCTTCCCAATAGCTGGAGATATTGGAATTGAATCCATATTATTTGAATACAAAGATTGGGAGGATGAAGACAACTTGGAGAAAAACAGAGAAGCCATGGAGCTTATATTACGAGATTATTACATGATTTGTCCAATGAAACATTTTGCCGATGAAATGGCAAAACGTAAAACAAACGTATATTTTTATGAATTTAACCATCGATCCTCACAAGAAGTTTGGCCTGAATGGATGGGAGTCCTTCACGGTGCTATCTTGCCATTTATGTTTGGAAAGCCTTTGAGTAAAGGAAGTAATTTCACAGAAGAAGAACAGTTGCTCAGCAAAAGAATTCTGAAAGTCTGGGGCAATTTTGCGAGAACTGG AATCCCTTACGATGACGACAATGCATTCCTATGGCCTCCGTACACTTCTCAAGAACAAAACCACGTTGTGATGAAGACTGGCAAGTGGGAAGTTCAAAGAAATTTATATTCTAAACGATGCCAGTTTTGGAATTTCCTCCTTCCCAAACTTGTAGGACAAGTCG GTAAAGTCTTTGATGTAAATCTATGGAGTACTACTGTGAAGGCTGAACAAGAGTGCCCAAGAGATGCACATTCAGTGGATCCTTGCCAATCAAGTTTGAATTGA